The following DNA comes from Salvelinus sp. IW2-2015 linkage group LG1, ASM291031v2, whole genome shotgun sequence.
ACACCTTCGAGCCCAAGCACCGGCGCACCGTGGAGGAGATGCACAGCAAGGAGTACGACATCGGTGGCTCTAAGGTCACCGTGGAGATCCTGGACACCAGCGGCAGCTACTCCTTCCCTGCCATGCGCAAGCTCTCCATCCAGAACAGCGACGCCTTYGCCCTGGTCTACGCGGTCGACGACGCAGAGTCGCTGGAGGCCGTCAAGAGCCTCCGMRACGAGATCCTGGAGGTCAAGGAGGACAAGTACACCCCGATCGTGGTGGTGGGYAACAAGKCAGAYCGAGCGGGAAGCGACCGGCAGGTGGCAGCTGACGACGTACTGTCAACAGTGGAGCTGGACTGGAACAACAGCTACGTGGAGACGTCGGCCAAGGAGAACAACAACGTGATGGAGGTGTTCagggagctgctgcagcagaccAACCTGCCCTGCCGGCTGAGCCCTGCTCTGAGGCGCCGCAGGGAGACCTTCCCCAAAGGAGACCCCAAGGCCTCCCGGCCGCCCATGAACAAGACCAACTCCTGCATCATCTCYTAATAGGGCAGgttgaaggagaaagagagggaaagggcgTRGGCTAGTACACCTGTTAAAGTGCTACTGgacaagagggagagggaaactTTACTATGTATGGGCTGAAAAGGTTGAGGTGAGGGACTGCCAGTGTGCTGAAACAGAACTGAACTCCCAAACACTCTTGATTCCACGTCTGCTTCCCTTGTCCAAGCGATGTGGTTGATATGGGAAGAGAATGGGCGACAATGAATGGTTATGAAAGAGGACTTGGTCCAACTAATGTAAACATTGTAAGGTGGGGAGATAAGGGTGAAAAGGTGACAAAGATGTTCAACTGCTCAGTTGTTTACTTAATGTAATGTGATGCTGCTTATTTGGTTAACAGGCTTCTGCTGTTTCCGTTTAGATCAATGTATAGCTTTTGTATTCAATTKATGCTAATTTTGCAACGTGTGTTTGACATTCACTTGTAATAAGACATTTGACTATTGCAACCATACAAGAAGAGTATTTATTGACTCAAAGGAAAGATTTATATGCTGGGGTTTGTGCAAAGTTAATGGTTTGATGTAAAACACCATCTATTCAGTTGGAAATTCACGTGTAGCACAGCATTATTGTTTACAAAAGACTCGCTTGTATTCAAGTTTTTTTAATTGATTTGCTATTAAGCATGACTTGATTAATGTGTGTAAAAAGTGGTGACGTGCAAATGTCTACTACATGCAATTTttattttaaacatgtttttatattCTTGTGAATTCTTTTTTATTCATGATTTATACATGAAACCGCTTTACCAGTGTTCATTTTACAATGGAATGTTTACCCCATAAAGCTAAATAAAtagtacacaaaaaaaaaagaagctatgaTCTACTGTAACAACTAACTGCATTATGAATATGAGAGACACATGTTCATTCTCTATTGAGAATGCARAACGCAGACACAAACTGGAGGAGTGAAACGGATGTCACACACATCAGACATCGCACACGTCAATCAAATAGCAACGGTCTATCTATCATCATGGCCCCAATAGATGTGCAGGTGCATCATGACGTGGACACCATCTACTACCTGTAGTCTGGTTCAGGTATCAACAAATTTCcacaaacaaactacaaaaacatACTATCAAATCCCACTACTAGTGAAAGTTTGCACTGTAGGATAAGGCttaggccagggatgggcaactttgatgggggtagGGACTCATGAGGGGCCACTGTGGCTCacgggtctgcatacccacatccatacMYRSASWYRSAGYMRGMSCWRGCCTTTTGAGGGCCCTAAGCTAAAAAAMWAAWTKGGGGGTGGGGGAAATTGATYMGCGGGCCTACAAAAGagctgccagttgcccatccctggcctagGGTATAACTTACAATTACACAAGGCACTTTCTGATAAAATGTTTAAAGATGACTATGCTGGCGTTATCAGGCTACCAGGAATACAATTGAATAACATTAAGCGTAAACCGTCATTTCTAACTGTAAAGAACAAGATAGGCTTATAAAAAWTGCAGATATAGCTTACTGTGATTCAGTTCACACAGCCCCACTTCTTGGTCCAGAAAAGGCGTCGAACTGAATTGTGCAGGCTGTATTACAGTCCAACGTCGCCCTCTAACCACAGTTGTCTTTCACTGCGCCCCCCTTCATAAAATATTGATCAACKTTATAAGCATAAATCTTTGTATTTCTTTAGAATTACTGTATTTAAATCAGTCTTCCTTTGAGACATTGACCGTTGCTCTCACAAACAAAATTTGGCTAAATTAGTTACACCTGCTGTGAGCAGTCTAGGCATGCGCCACAAGCCTCRGTGCTGTATGCAAATTAGCATCATTATGAGACAATAGGCAACCTTCCTCAACTGATATAAGGTATTTAGCACAATATACTGCACTTGAGTGAGCCCATCTTGGGACCTTTGTACTTTACAAGGCATATCCCGTACAAAGTATTGTATTTCTGTCTTGTTTCGATAGCCTTGCACCATAAATCAAATAGAAGCTCATTGTAATTGTGCATATTAGGAATGTTAAAAACACTGAAAGAAATATGTGTGCGGATTTTCCCTGAATGTCATTGACACAGACAACACGGTCACAGCTTCCAACATAGAAGTAAAGTACAAMACACTCTGTCTCCACCAATAGCTGTGGTTGGTCCATGTGCTTCCCCCTGTCCTCATCAGATGCATTGTTTCCCTTCTCATATGGGGAAGTGGCCTGTTGAACGTTAGGCCTGTAGTTCCTCTTTCTGTCCAGTTAAAACATTCTTCCGTACTCTCCCCCTATTCATTCACAGAATGGACGACTGGAGAAGAGAtctctatatacacacactgacgAACAGGTACGTAAAGGCCTTTGAGACACAATAGTGTTATTCAATGACATGACTGATGCGCTTTAATTGTTTTGCCTAAAATTGGTTCTCATATGCAATAATTGTCTGTGATGAGTGTTTACTGAATGTAGTACTACAGCCTACTGTATTGAAATGACTTAACTTATTTCGATTCTCTACAAAAATAAACCAAAAGGTACATATCGTGTCCCCAGTTCAGATGGATTGTCCAGTGTCTATGGTTGTCTCTGCCCCTAGACTTGGTCAAAGCTCCTCAGCAGTTGTTTCAGAGAATCCTGAGGCGTTTAGAACAAGTTCAGGGTCCTGGACTCTTTTTGACGACTACAATGCATCTCAAGTTCAAACATTTGCTATGAAATGTGATGTGTTCTGTGAAGACAGATCAACAAGTTGGTTGAGACAATATACAAATTCTCTTAATATGCTGCTTGCACGACATAGGTGCCATTTGACTCCACATTCTATCCCATAATGAACTGTGGTCTTTCTACTTTTAGCGATATACCGTAGTTGCTATTAATGCTGTATCCTCAGACAAGCAGAAGTGAAATKATGTGATATCACTTGCACACGTGGGAAAAAATTAATAAAACTACAAAATATACATGTCCTCACTTCTTTAACAGACTCGTTGCCTAGTCCATCCATGCACTTGCCTCATTCTTTTAAGCCAGTGCCACTTGCTTTCATGACACGGTTCACATGGAAATCAGACAGGCTTCATTTGAATTTATAGAGGAACCCAGATGTTACACACGCAACCGAAACCACCGTCAACATTGAGAGACAATGTTTCCATTGAGTCATTGARTGTGTGGTAGATCAGAAAAGATGAGAGAAGTAGGCGTATTGAATAAGCTSGCAGAAAGAGACAACTGACAGAGCTATTCAGCTTGACCCTTCAACATCAGCGCAACAGGTTTATTCAGTCCACTGATGGTAAACACTTAGCTGTGTGAGGGAGACGAGAGGCACGCAATATCTAGAAACAGAAAAGGCCAACTCAATGCACCTCTGCAGAACAGAGCCAGTGTTTCACCATTCAGACTGTTGTTTGCTCATGACAGACTTCAACAGAACACAAAGCTTCaagggaacgagagagaagagattatCGCTACACATGAAAGTATGTAAGAGCAGATTTAGGCATTTGTTCTCTTCAAAGGCTTAGCCTTGTCTACTTCCGTGTGGTTAATGGGTTCAGTAAATACCTTGATATGCATATTCCCTGTTTAAATCTATGAGCAAATGGAGATCAAATCCCCATGAAAACAGAGTAGCTGATAGACTGAGGTCCTCGTGATTTGTCTATCATAATTTGAAAAGTGACAGATGAAATAACCTAGTCATGATGTTTTTTGTGTGCAGAAAACAGACTGTGCAAGTGTCTATTCTTGTCCGATATCAGTTAGAGAGGTATCAGTGACTAAAATAGGCATTGACACTTGTTACAATACTGTGCTCTAGCTCAATGGCTGCGAAGGGCTTTGGGCMATGGGCATGTAACTACAAGCTAATTCAGTAACCCTTCGAAAAGACTAACCATGTACCAGTCTTGCTAAAATATTGGAGTTCAATTGATCGCAAATACATATTAATCAAAAAGGCTTAATTAACCAAATGCTATGCTGTAMAAGttgcatacaacacacacaacatgggaTTAAATGAAATGAATCCAAGATATCAGTGCACTTTGTGCTTCATGAGAGTCTGCATGGGTGATGTATTTACCATGCGCATAGTATAGCAGAGTACAGTAAAGGACTATTGGTATGCATGAACAGTAGACATTTATTGAGAATGCAAGATATTTTGTTTTACATAGGAAGTCAATTAGAATGAAAAGAAACAAGTTCCTATGTAACGGAATTGAAAATCCTTGGTCTCACAGTGTGAACACAACGTGTTYGTGCGTGTAGCTCAGTCATCTACTGTGATGTTACGGAACAGGTAAGCCATGGACTCTCCATTGTGGATGCGTCGGATGGCCTCGGCCAGGATCATACTGACGTCCACCGTCTTGATCTTGGGACACTGGAGCTTCTGGACCTCATGAGGGACTGTATTGGTCACCACCacctggggagggggggggacaagAACACAAAATGGAGAGCTAGGTTACAGCAGTGACTATGTTAAAGAaggcaaagtttttttttttgtgtatgcATTGCATATTACTGTATTTGGGTATCGGTTTGTGTACTTGTCTTTTTAAGAAAGCATAGATTAGTTTGATTTATCCAGCAAAGAGACATAATTCCGACCTTGAGCAGCTTCAAGTATGGGAGCAGCACAGACTACGTACAATAATTGTCAGCTGTGTGGATGTTAgaaaaaaacagccatttcagGCTTAATAAAAGCCTGCCCGTGTCCTTCGTCTTACCTCGTCGATGGCGGATTCCTCTATGAGTCGCGGGGCCTCTGCTGAGAGCAGGCCGTGTGTCGCCATGATATAGATCTTATAGGCCCCCCTCTCTTTCAGAATCTCAGCCGCCGCCACAAAGTCCTCCACGTCATCTATGATGTCATCCTGAGAGAGGGAAACAGTTATTAGCGTCTACATGACACACGagctctgtcatacagtatgtcCAAATATATCTTACATGAGGACTTCCTCAGAACAGTGAGTGTTAAAC
Coding sequences within:
- the LOC111964461 gene encoding GTP-binding protein Rhes, with product MSLEVKEKTQVRLVFLGAAGVGKTALIRRFLQDTFEPKHRRTVEEMHSKEYDIGGSKVTVEILDTSGSYSFPAMRKLSIQNSDAFALVYAVDDAESLEAVKSLRBEILEVKEDKYTPIVVVGNKXDRAGSDRQVAADDVLSTVELDWNNSYVETSAKENNNVMEVFRELLQQTNLPCRLSPALRRRRETFPKGDPKASRPPMNKTNSCIIS